In Drosophila santomea strain STO CAGO 1482 chromosome 2L, Prin_Dsan_1.1, whole genome shotgun sequence, a single window of DNA contains:
- the LOC120458303 gene encoding 39S ribosomal protein L10, mitochondrial, translated as MTSLIQRSLPLAKTSTPALQFLRFRGKINIQRPKAPHYERARVVAVTQPKYPELPKAKSCFKTRAERTQQQQENPYNEIIAREVRNWLDHSRLVAFFHLNSITADDIFRVRVQLHKQNLHLKSYGSKIIEQAVKNTRYEAIVPLFHSNHCVVFSPDPQKSAAMLRIVRRVPQMVLLGGIVEETILSRNQLVDYAQMPGLQAAQAQLVQTLNQAAGHLIQQLQAHQNSFVRVLDVHAKNQDREGTPEST; from the exons ATGACGAGCCTGATACAAAGGA gTCTTCCCCTGGCCAAGACCAGTACTCCGGCGCTACAATTCCTTCGCTTTAGGGGTAAGATCAACATACAGCGCCCGAAAGCGCCGCACTACGAGCGTGCTCGGGTAGTCGCAGTCACCCAACCGAAATATCCGGAGCTCCCAAAGGCTAAGAGCTGCTTCAAAACGCGTGCGGAGCgcacacagcagcagcaggagaatCCATACAACGAGATCATCGCACGCGAGGTGCGCAATTGGCTGGATCACTCTCGGCTGGTGGCCTTCTTTCACCTAAATTCTATAACAGCCGATGACATATTCCGCGTGCGCGTTCAGCTGCACAAGCAGAACCTGCACCTCAAGTCCTACGGCAGCAAAATCATCGAACAGGCGGTAAAAAACACTCGATACGAAGCGATTGTGCCCCTGTTTCACTCCAATCATTGCGTCGTCTTCTCACCGGATCCGCAAAAGTCTGCCGCAATGCTGCGAATCGTACGCAGGGTGCCGCAAATGGTCCTGCTGGGAGGCATCGTGGAGGAGACCATACTGAGTAGGAACCAGCTTGTCGACTACGCCCAGATGCCCGGCCTGCAAGCGGCCCAGGCACAACTTGTCCAGACTCTTAATCAAGCAGCTGGCCACCTTATTCAGCAACTGCAGGCGCATCAAAACAGTTTTGTGCGCGTACTTGATGTCCACGCAAAAAACCAGGATAGGGAGGGAACGCCAGAGTCTACGTAG
- the LOC120458301 gene encoding homeobox protein Mohawk isoform X2 — protein MDNSMRPKRNRRHSRRAWPPEEELHPATRAAKRLFTPDIKRMLKDWLIRRRENPYPSREEKKQLAAETGLTYTQICNWFANWRRKLKNSEREKAKKSWGHLIKNYNHNARGNVEQFSISSEDSIWEEEMHSCPAEDDDGDDNDEFSSHSTGSAGLSERIPILSEAQPGGRAKYKHQMMEKYLRDSSTAKTTSQQGTQLNKWLESAAKFTPDRNNYHIEWNTSRQKAGSNGSCGQTIFTTDVPEPARGDHWMLHHKDELEAAEALANLAFNSRQRWHHI, from the exons ATGGACAATTCAATGCGGCCTAAACGAAATCGTCGTCACAGCAG ACGAGCCTGGCCAccggaggaggagctgcaccCAGCAACCCGAGCCGCAAAGAGGTTATTTACTCCCGACATCAAGAGGATGCTAAAGGATTGGTTAATTCGTCGCCGGGAGAATCCTTATCCCAGCAGGGAGGAGAAAAAACAGCTTGCTGCAGAGACTGGGCTCACATACACTCAGATTTGCAATTGGTTCGCAAACTGGCGAAGAAAGCTTAAGAACTCGGAGCGAGAGAAAGCCAAGAAATCCTGGGGTCAccttatcaaaaattacaaCCACAATGCCCGGGGTAATGTGGAACAATTTAGCATCTCGTCGGAGGACAGTATTTGGGAGGAGGAAATGCACTCGTGTCCTGCGGAGGATGACGATGGAGACGATAATGACGAGTTTTCAAGCCACAGCACTG GATCTGCAGGATTGTCCGAGCGGATACCCATTTTATCAGAAGCACAACCAGGGGGCAGGGCCAAGTACAAGCACCAGATGATGGAAAAGTATCTGCGGGATAGTTCCACGGCAAAAACGACCAGTCAACAGGGCACACAACTGAACAAGTGGCTGGAAAGTGCAGCAAAGTTCACACCGGACAGGAACAATTATCACATCGAGTGGAATACGAGCAG GCAGAAAGCTGGCAGTAACGGCAGTTGTGGACAAACGATCTTTACCACAGATGTGCCTGAGCCTGCTCGTGGTGATCACTGGATGCTTCATCATAAGGACGAATTGGAAGCGGCAGAGGCCTTGGCCAACCTCGCCTTTAACAGCAGGCAACGCTGGCACCATATCTAA
- the LOC120458301 gene encoding homeobox protein Mohawk isoform X1 → MDNSMRPKRNRRHSRRAWPPEEELHPATRAAKRLFTPDIKRMLKDWLIRRRENPYPSREEKKQLAAETGLTYTQICNWFANWRRKLKNSEREKAKKSWGHLIKNYNHNARGNVEQFSISSEDSIWEEEMHSCPAEDDDGDDNDEFSSHSTGSDGNANNESSSPYKPIVIVGSAGLSERIPILSEAQPGGRAKYKHQMMEKYLRDSSTAKTTSQQGTQLNKWLESAAKFTPDRNNYHIEWNTSRQKAGSNGSCGQTIFTTDVPEPARGDHWMLHHKDELEAAEALANLAFNSRQRWHHI, encoded by the exons ATGGACAATTCAATGCGGCCTAAACGAAATCGTCGTCACAGCAG ACGAGCCTGGCCAccggaggaggagctgcaccCAGCAACCCGAGCCGCAAAGAGGTTATTTACTCCCGACATCAAGAGGATGCTAAAGGATTGGTTAATTCGTCGCCGGGAGAATCCTTATCCCAGCAGGGAGGAGAAAAAACAGCTTGCTGCAGAGACTGGGCTCACATACACTCAGATTTGCAATTGGTTCGCAAACTGGCGAAGAAAGCTTAAGAACTCGGAGCGAGAGAAAGCCAAGAAATCCTGGGGTCAccttatcaaaaattacaaCCACAATGCCCGGGGTAATGTGGAACAATTTAGCATCTCGTCGGAGGACAGTATTTGGGAGGAGGAAATGCACTCGTGTCCTGCGGAGGATGACGATGGAGACGATAATGACGAGTTTTCAAGCCACAGCACTGGTAGCGATGGCAATGCCAATAACGAATCTTCATCCCCATACAAGCCGATTGTGATTGTAGGATCTGCAGGATTGTCCGAGCGGATACCCATTTTATCAGAAGCACAACCAGGGGGCAGGGCCAAGTACAAGCACCAGATGATGGAAAAGTATCTGCGGGATAGTTCCACGGCAAAAACGACCAGTCAACAGGGCACACAACTGAACAAGTGGCTGGAAAGTGCAGCAAAGTTCACACCGGACAGGAACAATTATCACATCGAGTGGAATACGAGCAG GCAGAAAGCTGGCAGTAACGGCAGTTGTGGACAAACGATCTTTACCACAGATGTGCCTGAGCCTGCTCGTGGTGATCACTGGATGCTTCATCATAAGGACGAATTGGAAGCGGCAGAGGCCTTGGCCAACCTCGCCTTTAACAGCAGGCAACGCTGGCACCATATCTAA
- the LOC120457061 gene encoding uncharacterized protein LOC120457061, giving the protein MDESVRYDRCQQVQLGVLSESQLSSVEEDVQNLPLQGTGNILFTHDGVLLKKASAEHIADLNTSGSLSLVEYSRTSAELPRRRLLLEWQPNDSIMIADDSQDQGDWALVDRISGRTRTTSECRAFNTRPTEPSGGASTRSRIMRAQLEDLSSVEVRHRGQTIRFMRKGANGLHSEFFFQHGNADLFVRSMRDQHLIENAETSRSGGEEYAILTTENQKLKKTFAELDIGQIKASHLPRESWLPNKLAGFLGNIPDYVQPPFQRSPKSRPGALISGDRQTSPDNYQIIGLSGSTNSASSSNGQSRGGSAEKSPADSELETLNAQDEKIVNNLPDRQRVERGLPLSETQWLEFQTPDGRISDSARIKEIIFRGGVVQSLRSEVWKFLLNYYLWSDTHVERIERRKQKSIEYYNMKAQWLAMTTAQEANFCGYRERKCQIEKDVKRTDRSLQFFAGEDNPNLTLLQGILMTYVMYNFDLGYVQGMSDLLAPILEIQVNEVDAFWCFVGFMELVFTNFDIDQAGMKTQFAQIRRLIEFANAPLFNYMRSHDSDNMYFCFRWLLVWYKRELNNEDVLKLWECLWTRLPCPNFHLLFSVAILDQETRVIIESQYEFTEILKHVNELSGNIDVQKTLQVAEGIYLQLKASETLPNDIRSIIGEPLLPAATGEEIDGGMADEEPAYSDDGFDELVKELTPEEKVRQQVLLEEACERSLFLQFH; this is encoded by the exons ATGGACGAATCGGTGCGATATGACCGCTGCCAACAAGTGCAGCTGGGCGTTTTGAGCGAATCGCAGTTGTCATCTGTGGAGGAGGACGTGCAGAATCTGCCGCTGCAGGGAACGGGAAAC ATCCTCTTCACCCACGACGGCGTGCTGCTGAAGAAAGCCAGTGCGGAGCACATAGCTGATCTGAACACCAGCGGCTCTCTTTCCCTGGTGGAGTATTCGCGAACCTCCGCGGAACTGCCCCGCAGGAGGCTGTTGCTGGAGTGGCAGCCCAATGACAGCATCATGATCGCGGACGACAGCCAGGACCAGGGCGACTGGGCGCTGGTAGACAGGATTTCCGGGCGAACACGCACCACCTCCGAGTGCCGTGCCTTCAACACTAGGCCCACTGAACCGAGCGGTGGGGCGAGCACCCGTTCGCGAATCATGCGCGCTCAACTGGAAGACTTGTCGTCCGTAGAGGTGCGCCATCGCGGACAGACGATCCGCTTTATGCGGAAAGGGGCCAATGGCTTGCACAGTGAGTTCTTTTTCCAGCACGGAAACGCAGACCTGTTTGTGCGCTCGATGCGCGATCAGCACCTTATCGAGAACGCCGAGACCAGTCGGAGCGGCGGCGAGGAATATGCCATCCTGACAACCGAGAAccagaaattgaaaaagacGTTTGCAGAACTTGACATTGGCCAGATCAAGGCCAGCCATTTGCCACGTGAAAGCTGGCTGCCCAACAAGCTGGCCGGATTCCTGGGCAACATTCCCGACTACGTACAGCCTCCGTTCCAGCGCTCACCCAAATCGAGGCCGGGTGCATTGATCTCCGGCGATCGGCAGACTTCACCGGACAATTATCAAATTATTGGGCTAAGTGGCAGCACGAATAGTGCCAGTTCCTCGAACGGACAGAGTCGTGGGGGCAGTGCAGAGAAGTCTCCCGCCGACAGTGAGCTGGAAACTCTTAATGCCCAGGACGAAAAAATAGTTAACAACTTGCCTGATCGCCAGCGGGTGGAGAGAG GTCTTCCCCTAAGCGAGACTCAGTGGCTGGAGTTTCAGACGCCAGACGGGCGAATTTCCGATAGCGCACGAATCAAGGAGATCATCTTCCGCGGCGGCGTCGTCCAGAGCCTGCGGTCAGAGGTATGGAAGTTCCTTCTCAACTACTACCTTTGGTCTGATACTCATGTGGAGCGGATCGAGCGCCGTAAGCAAAAGTCTATTGAGTACTACAACATGAAGGCCCAGTGGCTGGCTATGACTACGGCCCAGGAAGCGAACTTCTGTGGCTACCGGGAGCGCAAGTGCCAGATTGAAAAGGATGTGAAACGCACAGATCGTTCTCTGCAATTCTTTGCCGGAGAGGATAATCCCAATCTAACCCTTCTCCAGGGTATCCTTATGACTTACGTGATGTACAACTTTGATCTTGGTTACGTTCAGGGAATGTCCGATCTGCTTGCGCCCATTTTGGAGATCCAGGTGAACGAGGTGGACGCCTTCTGGTGCTTTGTGGGCTTCATGGAGCTGGTGTTCACCAACTTTGACATCGACCAGGCGGGTATGAAGACACAGTTCGCCCAGATTCGTCGCCTTATTGAATTTGCCAATGCCCCCCTATTTAACTACATGAGATCCCACGACTCGGACAACATGTACTTCTGCTTCAGATGGCTCTTGGTTTGGTACAAGCGGGAACTAAACAACGAGGACGTTTTGAAGCTATGGGAATGTCTGTGGACTCGGCTTCCCTGCCCCAACTTCCACCTACTCTTCTCGGTGGCTATCCTCGATCAGGAGACGAGAGTGATTATCGAGAGCCAGTATGAGTTCACAGAAATCCTGAAGCATGTGAACGAACTGTCTGGAAATATAGATGTTCAAAAAACCTTGCAGGTTGCTGAGGGTATATACCTGCAGCTCAAGGCCTCAGAAACGTTGCCCAATGACATACGTAGCATCATAGGCGAGCCACTTCTGCCAGCAGCCACCGGTGAAGAGATTGATGGGGGCATGGCAGACGAAGAACCCGCTTACTCGGACGACGGCTTCGACGAATTGGTGAAAGAACTCACTCCCGAGGAGAAGGTTCGGCAGCAAGTTTTGCTTGAAGAGGCCTGCGAGCGCTCCCTCTTCCTTCAGTTCCACTAA